In Cryptococcus gattii WM276 chromosome B, complete sequence, the DNA window TGCCATCTCGCAGGTTTTCATGCTTTGTTCTCACGCCGCTATGGGGTACGATGGACAACCGTCTGCTACCGCTGCAGTGAATGGGGGCACGGAAGATGACCAAGGTATAACCGCAGTCCGTGTTCGAGTCTATTGGTGTAAGTGTCTATTGCTTTCTAGGACTTCTTTTTTGGCCTGACGGGATTTTGCAGATGCCTTTGTTCATGAAGGCATAACCGCTGGTCTCAAGGGCGGCAGGTTACGCCTTGATGACGAAGATTTGGAAACGATGCAAGACATCATCGATAATAATGCACTAGTACGCGATTCGGTTTCCTTTCGGATATCAACCAAGTTTGCTACTGCTCCTATAAATCTAGCCGTAAGTGTTCGGAATCGTTGGAGCCTCCATTTTAGTAAAGACTGTGCACTGATGCATTTGGTAGCTCGCATGTCGAAAGATCAACAAGGCTCTTACTGGCCCCAAGGCAAAGCGGCGGATAACCGTGAATGTCGATTTAGTCAAGCAAGCTTGGGAAGCCCTGGAACGCTGTTGGGAAGAGTTTAACGACTTGTTGAAGGTTGGGCCTGACCAGAAATACATTTTAGGGGAAGAAGTTGTTAGGCAAGTTCACCGTATTTCAGTTCTGTTTATTTTAGAATTGACTTTAGCGTCAGATTTGCGGACGGCTGGAAAATCTTTCTTTTCGAAGCTCAAAATGTGATCTACAACAATTTGGAAGCGCGGCGGCAGAAACTTTCTGATAATGCTGCCCAAGTTACTGCCCGGATCACCGAATCCGTCTCGCCCTCATCGGCTAACAGTCCCGAAGCCATGCACGCTGACCTCATCGCCATCGGCCATTTGTTGGACATCGCCAAGAGCAAATGTGAAGTCAAAACGAGACAAATCGTTGATCTGGTAAAAATGTACGTTGGTACGAGGTTCTTTGAGTGGGATGCCAGTCTTGTAAGAGATGGGACATACTATGCAGCCATGTGGCTGGTCAAGCAGGGAGGCAGCAGTGAAGATGTGGCAGTCTGTATCCAAGCGCTGAACGTAAGTAAATTTATTTGGATAAAACTTATGTATGCTTATGTTCAATCCCATCTTAGGAGCTAAGATGGGCTCATGCCAAAGCCTGGGAGCGTTCTGCAATGTAAATCTGATTTCTGTGTCATCTGTATAGCATTGAGGCTGACTTCCTGTACGTAGTCTCCGAAAAGGATGGCTTGAAAAACATGTCGCGGATGATTCTAACGAGCAAAATCAAAAATGGGATTCCGTTATCACCAATCTTGAGAAGCTAGGAGAAGATAACACGACCCTTGAAATGCCTCAGAGCCAACGGGGGGTCCCTGAGCAACCTACTATGCCCCCAGTCAATCCCGGTAATCCCGGCATTCACATTGATACATCGCAGTCACATTTACAAGACAACTCGAACCAGCTGAAACAAACACATGCAAGCCTCGACAACTCTATTCACCAACAGGCGCAACACGCCCATTCTTCACCAGTATATCCCTATGCAGATTCGCAAGATCATCTACATCAGTCCCTTCCCAACTCGTACCCGGATCAGCCTCACGTTGATATTACTCATCCTGTTCCGATCACCCCATATCCAAGCCAACCTCCCGGAATTCCTGGTCCGCAACATCAGGCCGAAAGTAGTCATATATCTACAGCAGACTCGACCTTTACATCTTCACATACAACTCCCCCCATCAATGATACAAAGATGAATGTCATGGACATGTCCAGCAATTACCACCATGTTCACACGCGAGAAGGTTTCTTCAAAGGTGATAGTTTCCATCCATCCCATGGTCCTCAGCAAACTCAAATATATGAGGAAGCAGAGATGCGTAATGATCCAGCCCAGTCCCACCATGGACTTGTTGGACATGGTCATGGCGATATCATGTTGGGTGGACATGGGTATCGAACGTACGAGAAATTCGACGGCCAGACCGGTTATACAGCTGTCGAGGGGTATTCTCAATCGAGACAAGTACATCAAGCCTATCAGTTTCACCACGATCCATCTCAACTCCATCCTCACGTTCTTCCCGCGACCCGAGATGGCCGCACCCTGGAAATAGGGCACGGTGACTACAGCTACCAGCAGCACACTGAGGAATTGCAGGAACGTAAGGAATTACAGGGACAATACGTCCTCCAGTATGATGGGACTCACGTATTTACGCCGTACTCCAACTGAGTCTGCGTGAAGAAGTTCAGTCGAGGTGGACAGCGAGATTGGAGGCAAAGCCAGAAAACAAAAAtcgaaaaaaaaaaaaaattgaATAGGAAACCGCATGTTCAAAGTTCATAGCATTGTTGAATTCATCAAACGCAAATACTCTGTCTGTCCAGACTTAAGTGTCTACACTGTCTCCCTTGTGCAAGGCTTAGAGCCCTGAATTGTAATCATAAAAATGTACATTTCGATGATCAATGATCCGTCTTATGTTTCTCAAAAACTCGACcaagaaaaagaaaacgAAAAACGATAAACACTTCAAACATTAAAATTTGAGAGCCAAGCTTCTTTCTGGCGAACGTTTTGAACTAGTGCTGAATCAAACGAATTTATTAGTGGGAGCCTATGCCAAAAAGGGTTGTTACCCATCACTGAAAATGTAATTATCGTAGCGAGCTGTACTCGAACATCAAGATCTTTGTCGAGTTATAGACCTCAGAGGCCTTTGTGAGTGAAAAGCGCAGAAACTATGATTGAGCACTTCTGAAAAGCTCAAGGGAGGGGGCTCGGATGGTAATAAATCAGTGCGTTTTACTGATGTGGGAGACAAGGGCACAGCAACAGGACGACCATCGACTTTCAAATCGGAAAGCAGGCGAGGGAGAGAGGGTAGGGAGAGACGAGAGAGATGGTCGTGCTAGATATCGACAGGGATACTTGCAACAATGACCCGGATGCAGGCAAGAGGGCAAGGACACGATTTTCCTTATCGGCCTGAGACAGTTGGGCGCCCAATGGTCAGGAGCTGGCATGGATGGCAAGGTTAACGAGCAGAGGGACCATGAGCAAGCGCTTGAGCAGACTCGCCTCGTTGCTGAGTGGTATCATCGTTGAGAACGGATAGCAACCCGCAAGTCATCCGAGGTGAGCTTGAAGCCAGACGGGTTGAGGGTACCAAACATTTGACAGGACAAAGGTCATGGAATGGAAGTGTCGACCCGAAGAGGAAGATAGCGGAGGTAGAGTGCACAGAGTACCTTGTCCAAGTTCCTCAGCAATGAGATCGCCGGTCAGAGAGCCCAGAATCCCGTGCCAAGTGGCAACATCGGTGTCCGTTGTGCATACGTTGTCAACAAGAGGGCGGACTTTGAAGTACAGCTTGTTCGGGGTGAAGTTTTCCAAAGTCGCAGACCAGAGCGGCATAGAAATTTGCAGCAGTATGTaatgatgaatgatgattGGGACGGATGAAAATGGTGAGGTGTCATTGGTGCTTCGTTATTTGGACGGGTTCATTGATAGCCTCGTGCTCAAATCTCCGTAGATTTGGTCGAGCTGAGGAAGACCTTGGGATCGGCAACCGTAGATTGTGTAGGAGGCGGACCTATGTAGGAGGAACAAAATCAGGAGTAGACCAAACGCAGAAGTGGTGGGGTCATTCCAGGTGGACGACCGAAACCAGAGTGTCGGTTATCTGGAAAGTATTTTATTAGAAGTATACCGGGAGGCTCGAGACTATCTTCGCGACAACGAGAGCAATTAGATGTAGAGGCAATTGTTGTCAATACCGGCCGAAGTTATAGTTCGTTTGTTGCTTTACTGTCGAGCGGTGATAGACATTGCCAGTAGTGGTTATTGACAGCACGCACGACATAGGACAGACGGGACGCCTTTCTCGTTGGATTGAGCGCGCCGAGAAAGTATGCCCAATCATCGCTCGCTTTACCTTCTTCACCCAATTTCAGCCAAGTGACCCAGAGGTTTAAAAAAATCCTACATGGCACTGACGAATGCACGGACCCGATAAAAGCTTAATGGTATAAGTTTGGAAACTGTATGGTAAATTTTAACCGAATAATAATATGAAAGAAAAACCATGAAAGTGGGACATCAGGGGTAATTAGTGCCCGCTACGCGAACGACAAACCGCCTCTCTCCGAATCTCCGCTCCCATTTACTCGTTGATCCCACCAGGAGCATCAGGGGCACGCCTTGCCTTCTTGCTTCCACCGCCGGAATTTGCAGAGGACGTGATTGTTGGCGAGCTGGGCTTTGACCGCACGGAAACATTTTTAGACGCAACGACACTGTTCTTACGGGAAAGGTTGCTTTCTTTCGGTCCAGGAGCCGCTCGGTTCCTACACACTCGGATTAGATATTGCAATTCTCGCGGCACTGTGAACTCACCTTTTCTTGATAACATCCGTCTTGAGCGACAAGGGTCGAACGACACCATGCAATTTCTGGTAGATCATCATTAGAGCGTCCCAAATTATATAGGTGAAGAGAGAGTACTCACATAGAAAAGTCCACATGCATTGCACAACGGCTGTCCATCTGGATCTCGTCTCCATAAAGGAGTGTTCGTCGTCTGACAATTTGTACACAT includes these proteins:
- a CDS encoding Hypothetical protein (Similar to SGTC gene model, INSD accession EAL23527.1; CNBA1740); amino-acid sequence: MSHHRSSPDQHPYYPPPHPPYQPQYTNSAPTRPPRPMAISLPQFQPLPYPQQQSQPSLTSPYETPLMPMSSTPLSSHHEGMVDYFSIWNGQNMQPVSDFHQHSFQHHAPPSQHSSSLSLPNQSPNEWQSQAPRSSRKPGRQPNSRATGSDTTSGTKTTRQQFTACGACRHRRVKCDLKDKQEQVEKATLSESGGRTGPMREQAKKIQCSNCLERGLNCVDEFAPIKAAKQLRRGKRITEIEQLYGKSASNSASVHDSASTSSVDQPLSSVKSDSQQVQPIIPKLTREFFESDFFRRFQVQRPLIDPGNFLERYLSKTNPHETAMDIENAILCHVLYAWAVSYGVDEYGRLDLPEGGREPLTGVNVTSACPGEVQREKDRSVRMEKMKSVVEVILKEIDDCGVMRKPTWDGVRVLLMILPLTEGISTPVERLAMYDAAISQVFMLCSHAAMGYDGQPSATAAVNGGTEDDQGITAVRVRVYWYAFVHEGITAGLKGGRLRLDDEDLETMQDIIDNNALVRDSVSFRISTKFATAPINLALACRKINKALTGPKAKRRITVNVDLVKQAWEALERCWEEFNDLLKVGPDQKYILGEEVVRFADGWKIFLFEAQNVIYNNLEARRQKLSDNAAQVTARITESVSPSSANSPEAMHADLIAIGHLLDIAKSKCEVKTRQIVDLVKMYVGTRFFEWDASLVRDGTYYAAMWLVKQGGSSEDVAVCIQALNELRWAHAKAWERSAILRKGWLEKHVADDSNEQNQKWDSVITNLEKLGEDNTTLEMPQSQRGVPEQPTMPPVNPGNPGIHIDTSQSHLQDNSNQLKQTHASLDNSIHQQAQHAHSSPVYPYADSQDHLHQSLPNSYPDQPHVDITHPVPITPYPSQPPGIPGPQHQAESSHISTADSTFTSSHTTPPINDTKMNVMDMSSNYHHVHTREGFFKGDSFHPSHGPQQTQIYEEAEMRNDPAQSHHGLVGHGHGDIMLGGHGYRTYEKFDGQTGYTAVEGYSQSRQVHQAYQFHHDPSQLHPHVLPATRDGRTLEIGHGDYSYQQHTEELQERKELQGQYVLQYDGTHVFTPYSN